In Cyclopterus lumpus isolate fCycLum1 chromosome 13, fCycLum1.pri, whole genome shotgun sequence, the genomic window TTATACTTTTCAAGACTGAGAATATCCACAGCAGCAGAATTGCCTCATAGGGAAAGGCCTCTCATTGGCCAAGAAACTAGGCACAGAGTCTGTCACAGGCCTGACATACGTAGACAAGTGACCATTCACACTCACCACTATGAGCAACTTCCTCATCGAACCTAACCTACATACAGTTGGTTTGTGGAtggaaactaaaacaaaaagtaaaccCTATCGAACACGAGAAAATGCTAACTCCACAAAACAAAGACTACAGCCAGCTTGTGAAATCAGTTACAGAAACCAGTGctgtggtaataataataataataataatccatttaatttatatagtgcttttcaagatactcaaagacactttacattatacaccgtagacacagctacggggagcaatgcagggttaagtgtcttgctcaaggacacatcgactagggcggggattgaactgccaatccctaaccactgacccatagtcgccccaagTACCAAAATCATAAAGAAACATAATGTTGCCGCCGAGAACCGCCACCTTCTTGTGGTGGAGGGGTTTGTCCAAGTCCTCCTTGGAGTTTTTGGTTAGGGTCCTGGAAAGATTCGCTAAAGGATTTAGGGATGTTGGGTACGGGACCTTTTAACTTTCCTTGTATGAGGGTGGGGGGATAACATACTATACCATCTGGCCTGGGAATAATAGAATAGTCTGATACCCACTGAGGTCTGTGGGGTCTCTGAATTTATGTTATTTAAGCCTGACATTATCCTTTGGTCTAAGGTTTCAGAACAGAAGGCAAGCTGACAATAGCTTGGAAAAATAATGCATCGCATCTTGGGGAGCGACACAAGGGGCTCCCCAGGCCACTGTCCTTCCCCTGTTCCTGTTTAGTGTATACACCTTTGACCTTCGCTGTCACTTGGAGTCATGCCACCTGCAAAAGCTCTTTGTTGACTCTGATATTGCGTGGCCTATCAGTGGAGAAGAGCAGGTGGTGTACAGacttacaacacattcaatgaatatgacgtTATGAATAATGACTACTACGACAtagaccacgatccagacctccacaatccatgaaacagaaggaggaagagaggaggtgcatcagcagggccgtGGCAGGAGACAGgcccacggaggcaggaggcatcgtgaaagaggccggaccaatgaggccaggcacaaagaaggaggcagggccattgggaaacAGGCCAGacccaggccaggggctggatgcaggaagcaggggcaaggacccaggaccagcttcagacacagccaggtccaatggaccctatgagacgtgaagtcacaacgactccggggaggaagcagagttaataaggtgcaatggagagatgtaaattcatccataaggagagagagaagaggagataggtgctcagtgtatcctaaaacatcccccagcagcctataagcctatagcagcatatcaaggggctggaccagggcaaacctgattcagccctaactataagcactattaaagaggaaagtcttaagtctattcttgaatgaggtgactgtgtctgcctccaggactgaaagtggaagctggttccataaaagaggagtagccccgcatttagtgagtgcagctctctagtgggtaaccagtgtgtgggtaaatttcgggagtttgaagaccagtcgagcagctgcattctggatgagctgtagaggtcgaatgacattagcaggtagacctgaaggagggagttgcaatagtctagccgtgagatgaccagaacctggaccagaacctcgaccagagcctggaccagaacctgtgccgccttctgagtgagaagaggtcgtattctcctgatgttgtacatcatgtacctacaggagcgtgttgttgtggtaatgttggcagtcagggagagttgactgacaggtgtcaagGTCCCCTAATTACCTCCTCAGGAATTAGGGGACAATAAACTAATGGCATAAGGAATTGAGCCAATGACTTCAGCAGAGCAGCAGGTGAACTCACACAGTTATGAACTTTTCAatgttttgattattaatgatAGAATGATGGTGTAGTGGCTTGGGCGTGAGgaggggagtggctcagggaacaggtgccagCTTTATTGGCCTCAGCTGGAACTGATcagatgttttgtgtctcttctctaTATTAAGCTGAGTAGGGATGGAGGCGGGGGAGAGGAGAGCAAGAGCAGAGACTAATTATGTAAGGAGGTGTAATTATTCTGTGAACCAAAGGAGGATCATGATGAACTCTACAAagtattcatattttatactGTCATCCTACTTTGATGTTGGGCTCTTTAAATACTTGTGTTTCATGAttatcatgtgtttttatgttgtaaTTCTTTGCACCAATGTGTTGCTCATTGTGGTGATCTGTATGAACAGAAGCTTACATGAACCTATGTAcctttttctctgcagcctGTTTGTAAATGAACTGTTTGGTAGTTCAGGGTTGTTTCCATTCCTTCTGGTTCAGATCCTCTCTgacattcacactgtttctgCTCCACTTTGTTTCCTGCAGATTTTCTGTGTGTACTGTTATGGCAGTATAGAATTTACTAACTTAGCCGTGATGTCTTATGACCGATACCTTGCCATCTGTTATCCTCTACAATATAACACTCGTATGACCTTTAACAAGGTGGCCATGCTCATTGGTGTAACGTGGATATTCCCAGTTCTTGCTATTCTTGTCTTGATCTCGTTGAGTGCACGTTTACAGCTGTGTGGGAACGTCATCGACAGAGTTTACTGTGGAAACTACTCCATTGTGAAACTGGCCTGTTCTGACACCAGAGTGAACAACATCTATGGACTCCTTTACACAGTCATCTCAATCATCGTTCCTCTTGTTCTAATCTTTTTCTCGTACATGAAGATCCTGAGAGTTTGTTTCTCTGGTTCTAAACAGACCCGACAGAAAGCGGTCAGTACCTGCACACCTCACCTCGCCTCCCTGCTCAACTTCTCCTTTGCTAGTTGTTTTCAAATATTACAGAGCAGATTTAATATGAGCAATGTCCCCAATATGTTGGGCATTTTTTTATCCTTGTACTTTCTGACATGCCAGCCTCTCTTCACCCCGGTACTATACGGGCTGAATATTTCCAAAATACGCATCATATGTAAACGTATATTGTGTGGGAAAATGTAAGTAATTAAACATGTTAGTTCAACTCAGTTTTACATACATGACAAAGCAATGAATAAATGACTTCAATAGGGTCAACACAAATGACGCCTCtagtgtaatgtgtgtgtgtgtgtgtgtgtgtgtgtgtgtgtgtgtgtgtggaaagcaAGACAATTAAATAAGCTGTGCACAATGGGTTGTAAAAACATTGAATGATGTCAACAGTAATAACGTATTACGTTTTATCACATCGTTATGTTTATATCTTCAGAAGCAGAGGCACATCATCTGAAATACTAAAACCATACTTAGATTCTGTACCTTGGCTCTTTAAATGTAACCACACGGCCTCCCATaccagattattattattaactactCGGCTTTGAAGAGAAAACTCAACACCGTAAACCAGATTGAGTCCATGTCAgttttaaaataacaacaactgtACAAAATAACTATGTTTAGACTAAattaaaatgaggaaaaaaatcTTTGGGAcagaaaaagagtgaaaaatgACTTAGACAATATAAAAAGAGTCTTTCCATGCCGAGTGTTTTGACTTCCAGAACCTTTTAGATGACGAGATCAGATTGAAAAGAGGATTAATTGTCacttaaaatgtaaagtttAAACTGGAAGAAGACATCTGAATTAGGTGGACAGAATTTGGATGCATTAATGCAAGGGCACAGTATTTGTTCCACGAGATGATTTGTGATTTATATTGCCATGCGTTCTGCAACACACGtattactcacacacacttattaataatattaataatattgttttttgtataAAGGTCttcaaaggcactttacatagtaaaaactgaaatagtaataacaatataaacaaagcaGATACATAAGATAACAGTAaagcatatttaaataaatgagtgtttaaaaaaagaagagtaatGGAGAATGTCTGAAGTAATGGGAAGAGAGTTCCTGACAGGGATGGGGTGCAGCAATGGAGTAGGCCCTGTCCCCCTGGGTCTGATGCTTGGACAGAGAAGGGGGAACCTTCCGACTATATATATAAGTACAACATAATAatcaaaacctttatttaaaaagcactttagtagcacttaaatggcacttacttcCAGCACTTTTTAGTTttgctttcttgaagaaattgtacttttttattcttgttgttctgagtttgtactctcGGTTGAATtaacttattgtaagtcgctttggataaaaagtaaatgtaatataatgtcctcctggacgcctcccattagaggttttccgggcacgtccaactggtaggaggccccggggaagaccgaggacacgctggagggattatatctcccggctggccttggaacgcctcgggatcccccagaatgagctggaaagtgttgcgggtgagagggaagcctgggtcggcctgctgaacctgctgccaccgcgacccgaccccggataagagctgataatggatggatggatggatataatGTATTGAAGGAGGTTGGCGTCGGGGGGAGCATGTCAGGGCAGGAAGTCAGAAGGGTATGAAGGGTATGAGGgtattgataatataaatgcttatatattgttataatgttatgcttttgtcagcgTACTGAAATTTGTGTCTGAGAATGTGCGGCTGTCTGCTCCTCGGTTATAGATACGCATCTTGGATCACAATATACCTGTATGTCATTGAATAGTCTAATCAAAaagtggactggccttgcagggctcagtcctgtgagaagagaggaggagatggaactATGTccctccttgatagttcagcaccaatcaGAAGTTAGGATGATGCCTACGAACCTGTGACGGAATCTGTGTATGTAATTGCCGGACTTCCGGTTCTAGAGAAGAGTTGTTGGGGCTCCACTGAGATCGCGATCGCAGCGCTTTACTtcgcttgtgatcagagaataaatctaccagaacgagagaagttgttggctgaattcttccaaaggttCTACCAGGCAGACAATTCTGAACCACGCTTACAATTGGTGACCCTGAACATCGGTTGTTTGACTTGGGTAAGATAAAGAGCTGATAAAGATAAAGAGCTGTAACGTCCGTTTTCTGGACCCCAGCTGAGGGTCGGCGGGTGTTTGGTAGTTATCAACGAGAGATACCTCAAGAACAGGTGAGCAGACGACCTTTTTGTTGGACTGTCTGTGATTGaataaactaaattgagttGTCAACAGCAGAATAAACCTCTGCCCGTAGTTTAGAAATAGTTGTACAGAAATTGTCCCTGATCACACGTAATAAGAATAAGTGTCCACTGGTAGGGATTTaggtaaaagaaaagagagtttAAATAGGACTTAAGGACGCTCGACGGGGCATTAAAAGGGCAATAAAAGGGAAAATCATAGTCTATGGTACTACGTGGCaaggagaaataaaacaatatttgtgaaCTGGTATTAGAAACCCCAGCGATCGAGCGCTGAACATTTTAGGAACATTTACGGTTGCATACACACGCGCTTCTTACCTgataaggaaaagaaaaaagggagtagGGGAACAAAGAGAGCATTAAGCCACGAGGGCTAGCCTACAGCTAATGCTCCTCAACAGGAAGAGCGAGACTGGaaataaaagctcaaataaGAGCGTCTCAGAATACAGGATAAATAGAAGGGAGACACATAGTGGTCAGTGGGGGTACTGCACTCCTAGAGGTAAGAACACTCATACCCCAGTGGGCAGATAGAGTACTGCAGGGACTAAACCCTTTGACACAATTGTTTGGCCAAGATTAGGTATTACACTTATGAGATTAGTatactcctcctatgaatcgccaccttaacgtggtggaggagtttgagtggctcagtgatcctgggagctatgttgtccggggcatcagcccctggtagggtctcccaaggcaaacaggtctcgggggagagcccagactaagagcggttcaataaaccctgatgataagcagcccacggactgaagctaccttgcccggacaagggaaaccggggcaccctcccggagccagacccaggaggggagctcgtcggcgagcgtctggtggccgggctttcgcccatggggtccggtcgggctcagcccgaaaaaacatcatggagcagcagtcaccctgtggacccaccacccacagggagaattatcggggtcgggtgctatgtagaccgggcggcgggccaggtgGGAGACCTGGGTGGGCCAATCGCcagcggcatagactagctctagggacgaggaacgtcacctcactagcggggaaagagccggagctggtgcaggaggtggagcggtaccagctagatatagttgggctcacctccaccgccttcttggagtcggtgggaggggtcctggaaagggcgccgcctgccgactccatagttctcctgggagacttcaacactcacgtgggcaatgacagagaaacctggcggggcgggattgggaggaacggcttgcccgatctgaacccgaatggtgttttgttgttggacttctgtgctagccacagtttgtccataacgaacaccatgttcgaacataaggtgccTCATAAGTGTATCTGGTACCAGaacacaaatcccgagggaggctggggacatggaatccgagtggaccttgttcaaagcctctattgtggacgcggctgctcggggctgtggccggaaggtcatcggtgcctgtcgtggcgggaacccgaga contains:
- the LOC117741668 gene encoding olfactory receptor 11A1-like → MMNSTKYSYFILSSYFDVGLFKYLCFMIIMCFYVVILCTNVLLIVVICMNRSLHEPMYLFLCSLFVNELFGSSGLFPFLLVQILSDIHTVSAPLCFLQIFCVYCYGSIEFTNLAVMSYDRYLAICYPLQYNTRMTFNKVAMLIGVTWIFPVLAILVLISLSARLQLCGNVIDRVYCGNYSIVKLACSDTRVNNIYGLLYTVISIIVPLVLIFFSYMKILRVCFSGSKQTRQKAVSTCTPHLASLLNFSFASCFQILQSRFNMSNVPNMLGIFLSLYFLTCQPLFTPVLYGLNISKIRIICKRILCGKM